The Bactrocera dorsalis isolate Fly_Bdor chromosome 2, ASM2337382v1, whole genome shotgun sequence region ataattttcactttttagtttgcagagtataatagttttattcacttaacggttgtatAAGATTGCTAAGTCAGGGTTATATATAAGAATGATCACTCTGGGTGACTGTCAGTCTattcgtgcaagctgtaacttaagcataaattaagatatcttgataaaacttgTTACACAGtttccttggcaaaaaagtaaGGCGGAGTTCGTAGATGATTaagtaccataactaagcactaaaataATATGATAACACCTTatcaccaaaaattgtccaaatccaaccaaaaactgttcaaactcCGAATACCGGAAATGTGAACTCCAGTATCTATAgctgacttttgaccgaaaatatcggccaCTGTATGGGATACATAATTAATATTCAGAGCAAATCCTCTGCTGATACTAGTAGTTATGtgtattaaaaatgggttgacTCGGCTAAGTACTTCCATGAGCTTCCATATatccaatataaatattttcgaacttccgggtgacttcaTATCGCATATATCGGGCAATATGTCAGTTATCTCAGTCAGTTAGAGAAAACTTGATCTACTTAGCCCCCACATAACAAATATAGTATAACATCCGGATAAGTGGTATGTGAAGTATCTTAATGAATCTcagggaaaattttttattatgcgGCAGAAATGTGTTACTGGCAAAAgtggataaaatcgggtcaattcGAGTCCTAGTTCCTATATTTTCCCAAAGGAATTTCTCGAACTTCGATTCCTGTAAGTtttaagagtataaaattttcggggACAGTCGAACTTAGCccctccttacttgtttaagctatatttttttttgacaatgtGCGACAAAAGAGCCGCCGTCTGAGATCCGTCTATGAAACTGATTGTGTTATGGATTTTATAGCTGACAGCTATTATTTCGTGTTCTGGTTATAAACAAAACAAGGCTCCTCCTTTTAGTAAAGTTTACCATAACTTAACTGATAGGTGATTGGTAAACAGGTATTGAGAAACACACTTTgcaaaaaagattttaaacTACCTGTGTCTTTCTGAACTTCGACGCCCCGAATTCATTTTGTGGATTAATTAAGGAgtaaattataaacatttatttgataACATGTTATAGTCAAAGGGACAGAAAGTCCTATGTTATTcggggtttgtccggaaagtaataggactgattttcttccgccgcgactgtacttcggagcgtgcacgcaccgactggattcggtagagggcattCCTAGCTAATGAACGAGcgactggtcagttgtctccgagcacctgaagagtcaggacaaacattttcacaCGACGTgcttctgtgagtggtgcaagccgaaaatgcagcgttcgttagagcagaggtacgcgattaaattctatgtgaaactcagtaaatctgcgacagagacgtttgatatgatcaagcaggcttttCCAGATGTTGAAGTGATGTGTTTCGGtgacaccaggcctttttggaggccCGGAAAaaaggtcgctgatgaatgaacaaatccaaagtgaaaacgatgctcaatATCTTTTTTGACTTCAAAGGCCCGAAACAGGCCCGGacaaccgtcaacgccaagttttacgtggaagtcctcaaaagactcaaacgaagggtcaatcgggtacCACAAGACattgcagccgattggaagttgcaccacgataacggtcggctcacaccgcctttcttgtgaacagctccCTAACGAAGGCCGCATCCCAATGCTTGTGCGGCCGCCCTGcagcccagatgtggctcccggacttttttatttccattagcTGAAAGGGGCGATGAAAGggccaagcagcatgcacctcggctctcaaggctatttcggagaatgccttccgtggcGCCTTCAATGCTTTTTTGAAAGTTATTAAAGAATTGTATCGATTggttcaataagtttttttaaatcgactcaatcATATTACTTTCCCGACAAACCTTGTACGTCTTGCTATCCTGATCAttttgatatataaaattttatattctacaatatttgttttatgaaattaaaataactgaTAGATGAGTACAAATATCTACCCAACATGTGACTAAAGTATATTAAAACgttaatattttaactaaataagCTTATAGATGCCGTTAGTTTAATGCCACTAATTTGAAAGCCTCATTAACGCACAAAAGTGTTTTGCTAAACTGAAAACCAGCAATATTCTACAGTACTTGGTAGTGGGCAGTCATTGTATCCGCGATCGATGAAATGATGGCATCGTTGTCGCTCTCTAGTGCGGTTTTCATACTGCTGTGTTGCTACTTAAACCATCAACAAGTGAAAGCAGTAAgaaaactaatgaaaataaatatttgacatatTTGCGAAAACACGGAAACTACATTTTTGACAACTTTGCAGAAAAGCTTCGAAATTGTGAATATTAGGAGTCATGTAAATGGTGACAAAGTTGCTTTGAAAACTTTCATTCACGATAACGGTACTAAATTCGATATACATGCTACTCTTTTCAAACCACTGAGAACGCACGATCTTTTAATGAGCTTAAAATTGAAACGGAAAATCGAAGAGAGCGCAAACTATCAAAATATCTTTCAGTTACGCCAAATTGATGTTTGCAAATTTCTTGCCAACAACTATCAGAAATATTTAGGCcaatcattatttaacatatcACCAACGATATTATCACAACTGGAATGTCCAATGAAGCCAGGCGAGTACCATATTACAAATCTTACAGTCGGAACCAATCCCTTGGTAAATACTTTGGAGCCTGGTTTATATCGATTTTATGTGGAGGTGGCTCAGGTGAGCAGTTTGGCGGTAAAAGTACTCGATATGCAGATAACcactttatataaattataattagttTACGATTGCTTGAACTAAAAcgttaaatatgtattttttacatactttttaaaattgtgaaatgcacgtgtatttacatattccaatattaaataaaaattcaacagaaacgggtgatccaagtagatgtacttttttcaatagtcatgttatgttatttttgttcagtattgtttggcattttcaTTATGGAGGGGCTTGCgcttgaacaacgtttacaaatcgttcaacttttcGCTCAACTAACTGTCGATATAATCGGCGTACATTATTGCATAATATGAGACCTAATAGACCCTGGTCCTGGTccatgcagtgaagaaaatatagcagccgtagagagtcgattcggtgccattcgcagcaactggATTGACggatggaacgacttggcacatttatgtcgagatcttaaattgaaagcgtaaaaaatatattttgtgcaagaactgaaggcgCTCGACCTTCTCACTtggctctatgggctcttgacagttccaagaagatccgacgttttcgagccaaattttgttcagctacGAGACCCATTCTGGCTCAATTGgtatgtaaaaaagcaaaattgccgcataaatttgcatattattCGTAGTTCTAAAGATTAAATCATTTTGATGTTGAATATTGTCCACAGTTATAATTGCCTTTATGTGACGAAATCGGAGACTTTATCGATGTTTAAACGTACATCATTTATAAAAGCATATTCATCGAAATAAGAAGTATTATCTGATGGAATTCGCTTTACTTGTGTTTGTACTGATTAAGAGTAGAATAGTGAGTTACAGATGTACATGCTacctattattttttctaaattatttgaaataatattttcagagAAATAAGGCTAAAATCAAAGTAGAACCGAAAGTTTGGAATGATGTTTGAtgactttataaaataattggATAATTTATTGCCTCGTAGAATTAATGTatccaattaaaattattgtactCATTAAATCACCTAACACTTCAGGCACATTTAAATAACGACTCATAATTGAACGTGATGCAACATTAAGCATTGACGTGCTTTTTAGATTTGGAAAAGTAAGGTACGTGGCTCTGGAAGTATTGTGACTAATCTTCATTCGACAGATCATTGGCTTCACCCTTTATTGGTTGTTGTGTTGAGCGGTGAGCGTTAAcgaataaaatttttctgaactTTCGCGTT contains the following coding sequences:
- the LOC115065748 gene encoding uncharacterized protein LOC115065748, whose protein sequence is MMASLSLSSAVFILLCCYLNHQQVKAKSFEIVNIRSHVNGDKVALKTFIHDNGTKFDIHATLFKPLRTHDLLMSLKLKRKIEESANYQNIFQLRQIDVCKFLANNYQKYLGQSLFNISPTILSQLECPMKPGEYHITNLTVGTNPLVNTLEPGLYRFYVEVAQVSSLAVKVLDMQITTLYKL